A portion of the Pedobacter cryoconitis genome contains these proteins:
- a CDS encoding TIGR01777 family oxidoreductase, with protein sequence MNQHILLTGATGMLGKDLIQTLLKRGNKVSILSRKPHQIDQVKVFLWDVEQQKIDTACLDGVDSIIHLAGENIAKGKWTGQRKKEIIDSRVLSTQLLFKTIATNPNQVKNFISAAAIGYYGNRGDEILTEESTPGHNFLAECCIEWEKAIDQVQQLKLRIVKIRTGVVLAKNDGALKSMATPISLFAGAPLGSGKQWVPWIHYQDMTRIYLHALDNESLTGAYNATAPYPVTNKQLTKAIAKQLHRPVWPFSVPEKILQFILGEMSSMVINSTHTTAQKIESSGFIFKYPQLEQALSDIYSA encoded by the coding sequence ATGAACCAGCATATTTTACTCACAGGTGCAACCGGCATGCTCGGCAAAGATTTAATTCAAACGCTTTTAAAACGGGGAAATAAGGTTTCTATCCTTTCCCGGAAGCCGCATCAAATTGACCAGGTCAAGGTCTTTCTATGGGATGTAGAACAGCAGAAAATTGATACAGCATGCCTGGATGGTGTAGATAGTATTATCCATCTTGCCGGTGAAAATATAGCTAAAGGAAAATGGACCGGCCAGCGTAAAAAAGAAATCATTGACAGCCGGGTTCTTTCTACACAACTTCTATTTAAAACCATAGCAACAAACCCAAATCAGGTAAAAAACTTTATTTCTGCAGCTGCTATTGGTTATTATGGCAACCGCGGAGATGAAATACTGACAGAAGAAAGTACTCCTGGTCATAATTTCCTTGCAGAATGCTGTATTGAATGGGAAAAAGCGATAGACCAGGTACAGCAACTGAAGCTACGTATTGTAAAAATCAGGACTGGTGTAGTGCTGGCAAAAAATGATGGTGCACTAAAATCCATGGCCACCCCAATCAGCCTGTTTGCGGGCGCCCCTCTTGGAAGTGGAAAACAGTGGGTACCCTGGATTCATTACCAGGATATGACCCGGATCTATCTCCATGCACTTGACAATGAATCGTTAACAGGTGCTTACAATGCAACAGCCCCCTATCCTGTTACCAATAAACAACTGACTAAAGCTATTGCCAAGCAATTACATCGCCCTGTATGGCCATTTAGCGTTCCTGAGAAAATATTACAATTTATTTTAGGTGAGATGAGTTCAATGGTTATCAACAGTACCCATACAACGGCACAAAAAATAGAATCCAGTGGATTTATTTTCAAATATCCCCAACTGGAACAAGCTTTATCTGATATTTACAGCGCATGA
- a CDS encoding cryptochrome/photolyase family protein → MKTEVNICWLRRDLRLKDNAALYHALKGSTPVLLLFIFDRHILDDLNDPKDARVTFIYRKLKELETELQQAGSSILIKYGTPEQIWSELLKTYTVKSVYTNHDYEPYAMERDDALAEYLRSESIPFQSFKDQVIFEKKEIVKADGKPYTVFTPYFRQWKLKLNDFYLKAYPVKKYLENLLQIQPFAFPELGTLGFQESDLQFPSASFEHKLAAYEQRRDFPADDATTHLGIHLRFGTVSIREAAAKALNAGAEKWLSELAWRDFYMMILSQFPHITTQSFKPAYDQIKWLNKEKDFEAWKNGKTGYPIVDAGMNQLNQTGYMHNRVRMIVGSFLTKHLLIDWRWGEAYFAEKLLDYELASNVGGWQWACGCGNDAAPYFRVFNPELQAKKFDPDNKYIYRWAPEYKQEKHSQPIVDHAFARERILKVFKEALNN, encoded by the coding sequence ATGAAAACAGAGGTAAACATTTGCTGGTTAAGAAGAGATTTGAGGTTAAAAGACAATGCGGCACTCTACCACGCATTAAAAGGAAGCACCCCGGTTTTATTGCTTTTTATATTTGACCGCCATATACTCGATGATTTAAATGACCCGAAGGATGCCAGAGTTACCTTTATCTACCGCAAATTAAAAGAACTTGAAACTGAATTGCAGCAAGCTGGCTCTTCCATACTTATCAAGTATGGTACACCTGAGCAAATATGGTCAGAACTATTAAAAACCTACACCGTAAAATCAGTCTATACAAATCATGATTACGAACCTTATGCGATGGAACGTGATGATGCTTTAGCAGAATACCTGCGTTCAGAATCTATACCTTTTCAATCCTTCAAAGACCAGGTTATTTTTGAAAAAAAGGAAATCGTAAAAGCTGACGGAAAGCCTTATACTGTTTTCACCCCTTACTTTCGTCAATGGAAATTAAAGTTGAACGATTTTTATCTTAAAGCTTATCCGGTAAAAAAATACCTGGAAAATCTGCTTCAAATTCAACCATTTGCTTTTCCTGAATTAGGTACATTAGGCTTTCAGGAATCAGATTTACAATTTCCCTCTGCAAGTTTTGAGCATAAATTAGCTGCTTATGAACAGCGGAGAGATTTCCCCGCAGACGATGCCACGACTCATCTGGGTATCCATTTAAGATTTGGAACAGTCAGTATCAGAGAGGCTGCAGCGAAAGCATTAAATGCCGGTGCTGAGAAATGGCTATCTGAACTGGCCTGGAGAGATTTTTATATGATGATTTTATCTCAGTTCCCTCATATCACCACACAGTCCTTTAAACCGGCCTATGATCAGATTAAATGGCTGAATAAGGAAAAGGATTTTGAAGCCTGGAAAAATGGCAAAACCGGATACCCAATAGTAGATGCAGGAATGAACCAGCTGAATCAAACGGGCTATATGCATAACCGGGTCAGAATGATTGTAGGAAGCTTTTTGACTAAGCATCTGTTAATTGACTGGCGTTGGGGAGAAGCTTATTTTGCAGAAAAGTTACTGGATTATGAACTGGCTAGTAATGTTGGTGGATGGCAATGGGCTTGCGGTTGCGGCAACGATGCAGCTCCTTATTTCAGGGTATTCAACCCTGAATTACAAGCGAAGAAATTTGATCCCGACAATAAGTATATCTACAGATGGGCACCAGAATATAAACAAGAAAAGCATAGCCAACCTATAGTTGACCATGCTTTTGCCAGAGAACGAATTCTCAAAGTATTTAAAGAGGCGCTAAATAATTAG
- a CDS encoding MerR family transcriptional regulator, whose product MKRFSISDIESLIGIKAHTIRAWEARYNLVPPKRTPTNIRYYEEEDLKHLLNIVTLNEKGYKISRIAKMDKVQINDLVLQLQADYNNDTVQVLRLSDAALKYDEIAFAEILSGCIQELGLVDTMDLVLFPFMKKVGMLWQTGAIDPSHEHFASNLIRDRMIVEIDKLTKPDRKDPKRFLLFLPEAEMHETGLLFARYLLKRCGMDTLYLGQEIPYNDLKKVIAHYKPDYAFIVLTSLNLGKDINKILTKVLDYMDVPLLVAGSLISEFDILLDDRLTPLKKVCEIVEFLDDL is encoded by the coding sequence GTGAAAAGATTCTCAATCAGTGATATAGAAAGCTTAATAGGCATAAAAGCACATACGATCAGGGCATGGGAGGCCAGATATAACCTGGTGCCTCCAAAAAGAACTCCTACGAATATCAGATATTACGAGGAAGAAGACCTGAAGCATCTGCTTAATATTGTGACTTTGAATGAAAAAGGTTACAAAATAAGCCGGATTGCAAAAATGGACAAGGTACAGATCAATGACCTTGTACTCCAGTTACAAGCTGATTATAACAATGATACTGTACAGGTGCTTCGTCTTTCTGATGCTGCCTTAAAATATGACGAAATTGCATTTGCTGAAATCCTTTCTGGTTGTATTCAGGAATTAGGTTTAGTCGATACGATGGATCTTGTACTTTTTCCATTTATGAAAAAGGTAGGAATGTTATGGCAGACTGGTGCAATAGATCCCTCGCATGAACATTTTGCCTCCAATTTAATCAGAGACAGGATGATTGTGGAGATTGATAAGCTAACTAAGCCAGATAGAAAAGATCCTAAAAGGTTCTTATTATTCCTGCCGGAGGCCGAAATGCATGAAACAGGTTTACTATTTGCCCGCTATTTGCTAAAACGATGTGGAATGGATACGCTGTACCTTGGACAGGAAATCCCATATAATGACCTTAAAAAGGTAATTGCACATTATAAACCTGATTACGCTTTTATTGTGCTTACTTCTCTGAATCTTGGAAAAGATATCAATAAAATATTGACTAAGGTGTTGGACTATATGGATGTGCCTCTGCTGGTAGCGGGCAGTTTAATCTCCGAATTTGACATACTTCTTGACGATCGGCTGACACCACTTAAAAAGGTTTGTGAAATCGTAGAATTTCTTGATGATTTATAG
- a CDS encoding DASH family cryptochrome yields MESRKILVWFRNDLRLHDNEMLVEAISKSDSILPVYFFDPRHFECTAETEEENIAVHNRFQFLAESVSALRESLKKLGGNLLVISGTPEDHISALAEHYEIAEVYHHREVATEETTVSSNVEDLLWKLRINLKHFIGHTLYNKEDLPFPIKDIPDVFPQFKKKTERDAIVKDCFPAPEQINFVPVEEWGELPECGGPFLTNLSGGEEEGIKHLQELFAPGSEIYIRSSKAHAAQHSFASKLSPWLAVGALSPRKVYWAVKEAEQQFGANTHFTQLILGLLWRDFFRFMFKKHSVDYFKDIVEIKEFPQTGEYLQSLQQWKDGNTGNPVVDQYMTELNQSGFISHTGRLLVATYLIYILKLNWIDGAGYFEQKLIDYSPASNWGNWAYVAGGGKDTRSKNAFDLDKQIKLLDIEVQDI; encoded by the coding sequence ATGGAATCTCGGAAAATACTCGTCTGGTTTAGAAATGATTTGCGGTTACATGACAACGAAATGTTAGTAGAAGCGATCAGTAAGTCCGATAGTATCCTGCCTGTTTATTTTTTTGATCCGCGCCACTTTGAATGTACTGCTGAAACTGAAGAAGAAAATATAGCTGTACACAATAGATTTCAATTTTTAGCAGAAAGCGTCTCTGCTTTACGCGAATCATTGAAAAAACTGGGCGGTAATCTTTTGGTCATCTCTGGTACTCCGGAAGATCATATTTCAGCACTTGCTGAACACTATGAAATTGCAGAGGTTTATCACCACAGAGAGGTTGCAACTGAAGAAACTACGGTTTCTTCGAATGTAGAAGACCTGCTGTGGAAATTGAGAATAAACCTGAAGCATTTTATTGGCCACACGCTTTACAATAAAGAAGATCTGCCATTTCCTATTAAAGATATTCCTGATGTTTTTCCTCAGTTTAAGAAAAAAACAGAAAGAGATGCAATCGTAAAAGATTGTTTCCCTGCACCTGAGCAAATTAATTTTGTACCAGTTGAGGAATGGGGGGAATTACCTGAATGTGGAGGGCCTTTTTTAACTAACCTTTCTGGTGGTGAAGAAGAAGGGATAAAACATTTACAGGAATTATTTGCCCCTGGTTCCGAAATTTATATCCGTAGTAGTAAAGCACATGCTGCCCAGCATAGTTTTGCGTCTAAATTATCTCCCTGGCTGGCTGTCGGTGCCTTATCTCCAAGAAAGGTTTATTGGGCAGTGAAAGAGGCTGAACAGCAATTTGGTGCGAACACGCATTTCACCCAATTAATATTAGGCCTGTTGTGGAGGGATTTCTTCAGGTTTATGTTTAAAAAACATAGCGTTGATTATTTCAAGGACATTGTAGAAATAAAAGAATTTCCGCAGACTGGAGAATATCTTCAAAGTTTACAGCAATGGAAAGATGGAAATACGGGTAATCCCGTTGTTGATCAATATATGACAGAGCTGAATCAATCTGGTTTTATTTCTCATACTGGGCGCTTATTGGTCGCTACTTACTTGATTTATATCTTAAAGTTGAATTGGATAGATGGGGCTGGTTATTTTGAACAAAAACTAATTGATTATTCACCAGCCAGCAATTGGGGCAACTGGGCTTATGTTGCCGGAGGTGGAAAAGATACACGTTCTAAAAATGCTTTTGATTTAGACAAACAAATCAAATTGCTGGATATAGAGGTGCAGGATATTTGA